A window from Ignavibacteriota bacterium encodes these proteins:
- a CDS encoding efflux RND transporter permease subunit, which produces MNLSKLTIENHQFSIIIILIFLLLGIVSFFTMPRSEDPQVSPPATSVIVVYPGATPSDVEEMVINPIEEALNELDDIKNIKSYARDGYGVVDIEFIAGNDADEKYSDVTQKVNSIRNKLPEEIYDIDLLKWSISDVKILQLALISETDEYSKLEKEAEHLEDILKKVNGVKSVQTVAFPKQEIRVEINLEKLSKYKIPLSKIIQILQSENANIPGGEIDLGGKNFSIKTSGSFKNINEIKNVIINALNGNILYLKDVAKVSKTYEDENYIAKFNQKRSVFITADQKPGTNIFDVSNGMKEKIEEFKTSLPSSMKLETVFDQSQSVEIRLTGFFLNLLQGLLLVGIVMFLFVDLRTALIVMSVIPIAIIIGIGFLDLSNYGLEQMSIAGLVIALGMLVDNSIVVTENIARYISLGLSNMEAAVKGVSQITWPVISSTLTTVFAFIPMMLMQDVTGDFIRSMPITVTYTLFASLMLALTLTPLLSKNLMSIKSISHEKKMRKVVNHVIHNLYKKRLTFALNNPKLIIAISIIIFLLSLSLIPLVGVSFFPKAEKPQFMININLPEGSSIERTSEYALKVENILKNKDEILNFTTNIGNGNPRIYYNVVGKRNAKNHSQIYVELKSYNYSKFNNFLNELRNEFSQIAGAEIEVKDFEQGPPIEAPIAIKILGENISELRKVSLEVEKIFKSTKGTVNINNPLNTTKMDLSVKINKEKAAILGVPIAEIDRTVRASINGLTITNFRDDNGKEFNIILRAPNIQNSDFAKFDRIFVSSVTGEQIPLKQLAKIEFAKTPLAISHFDLSRTVTITSDVISNYSVNTVTNEIIKNVENIPLKKGYTFYVGGEKESQQESFGGMAKAMIIAIVGIFGILVLQFKSYKQPFIVFSAIPLAIIGSIIALLITGNTFSFTAFVGLTSLVGIVVNNSIILVDYTNQLRVEGMKIFDALISACEVRFMPILLTTGTTIVGLFPLTLSGGTMWAPMGWTIIGGLLVSTILTLIVVPVLYKLYTK; this is translated from the coding sequence ATGAACTTATCAAAATTAACAATAGAGAATCACCAATTTTCAATAATAATAATTCTAATTTTTTTGTTACTCGGAATTGTTTCATTTTTTACAATGCCGAGATCGGAAGATCCACAAGTATCACCTCCGGCAACATCTGTAATTGTAGTTTATCCTGGAGCAACTCCAAGCGATGTTGAAGAGATGGTTATAAATCCAATAGAAGAAGCGCTGAATGAACTTGATGATATTAAAAATATTAAAAGTTATGCTCGCGATGGATACGGTGTAGTTGATATTGAATTTATTGCCGGAAATGATGCCGATGAAAAATATTCCGATGTTACTCAAAAAGTAAACAGTATTAGAAATAAATTACCAGAAGAAATTTATGATATCGATTTATTAAAATGGTCAATTTCCGATGTGAAAATTCTACAGTTAGCATTAATTTCAGAGACTGATGAATATTCTAAATTAGAAAAGGAAGCAGAACATTTAGAAGATATTTTGAAAAAAGTAAATGGAGTTAAAAGTGTACAAACCGTAGCATTTCCAAAACAAGAAATTAGAGTTGAAATTAATTTAGAAAAATTATCAAAGTATAAAATACCTTTATCCAAAATCATTCAAATTTTGCAATCTGAAAACGCAAATATTCCCGGTGGTGAAATTGATTTGGGTGGAAAAAACTTCAGCATTAAAACAAGCGGTAGTTTCAAAAATATAAATGAAATTAAAAACGTAATAATTAATGCTTTGAACGGAAATATTCTTTATTTGAAAGATGTTGCAAAAGTTTCGAAAACTTATGAAGATGAAAATTACATTGCTAAATTTAATCAAAAGAGATCTGTGTTTATTACTGCAGATCAAAAACCGGGAACAAATATTTTTGATGTTTCAAATGGAATGAAAGAAAAAATTGAGGAATTTAAAACTTCACTTCCGAGTTCAATGAAATTGGAAACAGTTTTTGATCAATCGCAAAGTGTTGAAATTAGATTGACCGGATTTTTTCTAAATCTATTACAAGGTTTATTGCTTGTCGGAATTGTAATGTTTTTGTTTGTTGATTTAAGAACAGCTTTAATTGTTATGTCAGTAATTCCAATTGCAATTATTATTGGTATTGGATTTTTAGATTTATCAAATTACGGATTGGAGCAAATGTCAATTGCCGGCTTGGTTATTGCGTTAGGAATGCTTGTTGATAATTCAATTGTTGTTACAGAAAATATTGCAAGATATATTTCACTTGGATTATCAAATATGGAAGCAGCAGTAAAAGGAGTTTCACAAATTACTTGGCCAGTTATCAGTTCAACATTAACAACAGTATTTGCTTTTATTCCAATGATGTTGATGCAAGATGTAACCGGAGATTTTATAAGAAGTATGCCGATTACTGTAACTTATACATTATTCGCATCATTAATGTTAGCTCTAACTTTAACTCCATTATTATCAAAAAACTTGATGAGTATTAAATCAATTTCTCATGAAAAGAAAATGCGAAAAGTTGTAAATCATGTAATCCATAATTTGTATAAAAAAAGATTAACATTTGCTTTGAATAATCCAAAATTAATTATCGCAATATCTATCATAATATTTTTGTTAAGTTTATCCTTAATTCCATTAGTTGGAGTAAGCTTTTTCCCAAAAGCAGAAAAGCCTCAATTTATGATAAATATTAATTTACCGGAAGGTTCAAGTATTGAAAGAACATCTGAATATGCTTTAAAAGTTGAAAATATTTTGAAGAATAAAGATGAGATTCTAAATTTTACGACAAATATAGGAAATGGAAATCCAAGAATTTATTACAATGTAGTTGGAAAAAGAAATGCTAAAAATCACTCACAAATTTATGTTGAATTAAAATCATATAATTATTCTAAGTTTAATAATTTTTTAAATGAATTAAGAAACGAATTTTCCCAAATTGCCGGAGCAGAAATTGAAGTAAAAGATTTTGAGCAAGGTCCGCCAATTGAAGCTCCGATTGCAATTAAAATTTTAGGTGAAAATATTTCCGAATTAAGAAAAGTTTCTTTGGAAGTTGAGAAAATATTTAAGTCAACAAAAGGTACAGTAAATATTAATAATCCATTAAACACAACTAAAATGGATTTATCAGTTAAAATAAATAAAGAAAAAGCTGCAATTTTAGGAGTTCCGATAGCAGAGATTGATAGAACAGTCAGAGCTTCAATAAATGGATTAACAATTACAAATTTTAGAGATGACAACGGAAAAGAGTTTAATATAATTTTGCGTGCACCAAATATACAAAATTCAGATTTTGCTAAATTTGATAGAATCTTTGTTTCATCAGTAACCGGCGAGCAAATTCCCCTTAAACAATTAGCTAAAATTGAATTTGCCAAAACTCCTTTGGCTATTAGTCATTTTGATCTTTCACGAACTGTAACAATAACTTCAGATGTAATTTCAAATTATTCTGTAAATACAGTAACAAATGAAATTATAAAAAATGTTGAAAATATTCCGCTAAAAAAAGGTTATACATTTTACGTCGGTGGTGAAAAAGAAAGTCAGCAAGAATCATTTGGAGGAATGGCAAAAGCAATGATTATTGCAATTGTAGGAATTTTTGGAATTTTGGTTTTACAATTCAAATCGTACAAACAACCGTTTATTGTTTTCTCTGCAATTCCGTTAGCAATAATTGGATCAATAATAGCTTTACTAATTACCGGAAATACATTTTCATTTACGGCATTTGTGGGCTTAACAAGTTTGGTAGGAATTGTTGTAAATAATTCCATCATTCTTGTTGATTATACAAACCAATTAAGAGTAGAAGGAATGAAAATATTTGATGCATTAATTTCTGCATGTGAAGTTAGATTTATGCCGATTTTATTAACTACAGGAACAACTATTGTCGGACTTTTTCCTTTAACATTAAGCGGCGGAACAATGTGGGCTCCAATGGGTTGGACAATTATCGGCGGATTATTAGTTTCAACAATTTTAACATTAATTGTTGTTCCCGTTCTTTATAAATTATATACAAAATGA
- a CDS encoding efflux RND transporter periplasmic adaptor subunit, producing MKNKISVMSLILLGIITFTNCSEDKPEIKSEEIIPVKVEQIIEEEFSLPIHTSGILKAEKEISLAFKTGGIILNIFVDEGEFVKEGQILAKLKLDEIDAQFNQAKINYEKVLRDFNRVENLYIDSVVTLEQYQNAKSGLEAASSGLNIAKFNLKYSTITAPFSGKIYKKLIDANEMVSPGTPIFIMGSKDSQWIIVCGITEIDFHKIKIGNNAKIKFDSFEEEFSGEVTQIAGAANPMNGLFEIELSLKNSHKQFVSGMISSVDIFSSEKNNFKKIPMKSLVDTEGKTGNIFIIQNNKAVKKEIEIGEIFSEYVLVKIEDKSIHEIITDGAEYLKDGIKVKIIK from the coding sequence ATGAAAAATAAAATAAGTGTTATGAGCTTAATTTTATTGGGAATAATCACATTTACAAATTGCAGTGAAGATAAACCAGAAATTAAATCGGAGGAAATAATTCCGGTTAAAGTTGAACAAATTATTGAGGAAGAATTTTCATTACCAATTCATACAAGCGGAATATTAAAGGCGGAAAAAGAAATTTCACTTGCATTTAAAACCGGCGGAATAATTTTAAATATTTTTGTTGATGAAGGCGAATTTGTTAAAGAAGGACAAATTTTAGCAAAATTAAAATTAGATGAAATTGATGCTCAGTTTAATCAAGCAAAAATTAATTACGAGAAAGTGTTACGTGATTTTAATCGAGTTGAAAATTTATACATTGATAGTGTTGTAACTTTGGAGCAATATCAAAATGCCAAATCTGGATTGGAAGCTGCGAGTTCCGGTTTAAATATTGCGAAATTTAATTTAAAATATTCAACAATTACTGCTCCTTTCTCCGGAAAAATTTATAAGAAATTAATTGATGCAAATGAAATGGTTTCACCCGGAACACCAATATTCATAATGGGTTCAAAAGATTCACAGTGGATAATTGTTTGTGGAATTACGGAGATTGATTTTCATAAAATTAAAATAGGCAATAATGCAAAAATAAAATTTGATTCGTTTGAAGAGGAATTTTCTGGAGAAGTCACACAAATTGCCGGAGCTGCAAATCCGATGAACGGCTTATTCGAAATTGAATTATCATTAAAAAACTCTCACAAACAATTTGTATCTGGAATGATTTCAAGTGTGGATATTTTTTCGTCTGAGAAAAATAATTTTAAAAAAATCCCAATGAAGTCATTAGTCGATACGGAAGGAAAAACTGGTAATATCTTCATTATTCAGAATAACAAAGCTGTTAAGAAGGAAATTGAAATCGGTGAGATATTTAGTGAATATGTTTTAGTAAAAATTGAAGACAAAAGTATTCATGAAATTATTACTGATGGTGCAGAATATTTGAAAGATGGAATAAAAGTAAAAATTATAAAATAA
- a CDS encoding TolC family protein: protein MKVKIILTILIFSSIIFPQNETIENYVKFGLANNLALRQKQFDLEKSLSSLNEAEGMFYPSIGINARYTRAGGGREIIFPIGNIVNPIHASLNYLMQQNLFPTNIQNENIPFLREQEQETKISLVQPIIQPAIFFNYKIQDDLAEISSLDKQIYIRSLIAQIKNSYYNFLKTESVKKIYENTLELVNENLRVCESLHKNDKITVDVVYRAKAEVSEIEQKLLEANNNRELAQSYFNFLLNKPLESEIIFDTNSVAKNSQLNFDLTHSSAINNREEILQLNFLANVYENKKSISNANYFPSLIFAADYGFQGEDYKFTDKDDYWMASLVLHWNLFNGFQDASKSEQAELEKKKVETQIEEIKKQISLQVLQSYKNYELAEKSIKSVQEMLNSMKISFRIVDKKYKEGMINFVEYLDSRNKLLQTEINEIITKYDLQQKISELEKTSALIELKDFLEK from the coding sequence ATGAAAGTAAAAATAATTTTAACAATTCTAATTTTTTCGTCAATAATTTTTCCTCAAAACGAAACGATTGAAAATTATGTAAAATTTGGATTAGCAAATAATCTTGCACTAAGGCAAAAACAGTTTGATCTTGAAAAAAGTTTAAGCTCGTTAAATGAAGCTGAAGGAATGTTTTATCCATCAATAGGAATTAACGCAAGATATACAAGAGCCGGCGGAGGTCGCGAAATTATTTTCCCAATAGGAAATATAGTAAATCCAATTCACGCTTCTTTAAATTATTTAATGCAGCAAAATTTATTTCCCACAAATATTCAAAATGAAAATATTCCATTTCTTCGTGAACAAGAACAAGAAACAAAAATAAGTTTGGTTCAACCAATTATTCAACCGGCAATATTTTTCAATTATAAAATTCAAGATGATCTTGCGGAAATATCTTCGCTTGATAAACAAATTTATATTCGTTCATTAATTGCTCAAATTAAAAACTCATATTATAACTTTTTAAAGACAGAGAGTGTAAAAAAAATATATGAAAATACTTTAGAATTGGTAAATGAAAATTTACGTGTTTGCGAGAGTCTGCACAAAAATGATAAAATTACCGTTGATGTTGTTTATCGTGCAAAAGCTGAAGTATCTGAAATTGAGCAAAAACTTCTGGAAGCCAATAATAATAGGGAGTTGGCGCAATCATATTTTAATTTTCTTCTCAACAAACCTTTGGAAAGTGAAATTATTTTTGACACAAATTCAGTTGCGAAAAATTCACAACTTAATTTTGATCTAACACATTCCAGCGCAATAAACAATAGAGAAGAAATTTTGCAGTTGAATTTTCTAGCTAATGTTTATGAAAATAAAAAATCAATATCAAACGCAAATTATTTCCCATCGCTAATTTTTGCCGCAGATTACGGCTTTCAAGGAGAAGATTATAAATTCACCGATAAAGATGATTACTGGATGGCGTCTTTGGTTTTACATTGGAATTTATTCAACGGATTTCAAGATGCATCAAAAAGTGAGCAAGCTGAATTAGAAAAGAAAAAAGTTGAAACTCAAATTGAAGAAATAAAAAAACAAATTTCGCTTCAAGTTTTGCAGAGTTACAAAAATTATGAATTAGCGGAAAAGTCAATAAAATCAGTACAAGAAATGCTTAATAGTATGAAAATATCTTTTAGAATTGTTGATAAAAAGTATAAAGAAGGAATGATAAATTTTGTGGAATATCTTGATTCGAGAAATAAACTTTTGCAGACAGAAATAAATGAAATAATTACCAAATATGATTTACAACAAAAAATATCGGAGTTAGAAAAAACTTCTGCTTTAATTGAATTGAAAGATTTCTTAGAAAAATAA
- a CDS encoding TetR/AcrR family transcriptional regulator encodes MGISERKEREKIQRRQEIILAAEKVFFLKGFANTTMDDIAAEAELSKGTLYLYFKSKEELFKVFVKRGITKQLEMFIEFSKNQPNGLLKVKAIGEAYIKFYYDFPNYYNALMFEETQKVGEIETDSEDENILKIKMETNKIFVETIIEGMKDGSIRKDLDPEKTALILWGESLGVLQLVTLKGDILCNKMSCTSEELISYFFEFTYNALKA; translated from the coding sequence ATGGGGATTTCAGAAAGAAAAGAAAGAGAAAAAATTCAACGCCGACAAGAAATAATTCTTGCCGCAGAAAAAGTATTTTTCTTAAAAGGATTTGCAAATACAACAATGGACGATATTGCCGCCGAAGCCGAATTGAGCAAAGGCACTTTATATCTATATTTTAAAAGCAAAGAAGAATTGTTTAAGGTTTTTGTAAAAAGGGGAATTACAAAACAGTTGGAAATGTTTATTGAATTTTCTAAAAATCAACCTAACGGACTCTTAAAAGTTAAAGCAATCGGCGAAGCTTATATAAAATTTTATTATGATTTTCCCAATTATTATAATGCTTTAATGTTTGAAGAAACTCAAAAAGTCGGTGAAATTGAGACAGATTCGGAAGATGAAAATATTCTTAAAATAAAAATGGAAACTAATAAAATTTTTGTCGAAACTATAATTGAGGGAATGAAAGACGGTTCAATAAGGAAAGATTTAGATCCGGAAAAAACAGCTTTAATTCTTTGGGGAGAATCGCTTGGAGTTTTGCAATTGGTAACTTTGAAAGGTGACATTTTATGCAATAAAATGAGTTGTACTTCTGAAGAATTAATTTCCTACTTTTTTGAATTTACTTATAACGCATTAAAAGCATAA
- a CDS encoding PIN domain-containing protein, whose amino-acid sequence MVKNGTARIYIMSKIFIDTNILIYSLDNSDETKKNSARNMLKNLIKNHQLVISTQVIQEFYITATKKLNVDVIIAKSIINSFQNFEIVTVNFDFINNAIDCSILNMLSFWDSLIIVSAQFSKCSEIYTEDLNSGQNILGVKIINPFK is encoded by the coding sequence ATGGTAAAAAATGGAACCGCGAGGATTTATATAATGAGTAAAATTTTTATTGATACAAATATTTTAATTTATTCTTTAGATAATAGTGATGAAACCAAAAAGAATTCCGCAAGAAATATGTTAAAGAATTTAATAAAAAATCATCAATTAGTAATTTCTACTCAAGTTATTCAAGAGTTTTATATAACAGCAACTAAAAAGTTAAATGTTGATGTAATTATTGCCAAAAGTATAATTAATTCATTTCAGAATTTTGAAATTGTTACAGTTAATTTTGATTTCATAAATAACGCAATTGATTGCAGTATTTTAAATATGTTATCTTTTTGGGATTCTCTAATTATAGTTTCGGCACAATTTTCAAAATGCTCGGAAATTTATACGGAAGATTTGAATTCGGGACAAAACATTTTGGGAGTAAAAATTATAAATCCCTTCAAATAA
- a CDS encoding fructosamine kinase family protein — MWKNNLENFLQEKIISSQNIGGGCIANSQVVKFEKGKKFFVKQYSNSKINFAEANGLLEIEKSKTIRVPKVIFVNEAILVLEYIEQKSRMKNFSEIFGRQLAQMHKFSSDKFGFYEDNFCGSTPQKNLPMCENWIEFYLDNRLKFQFILAEKNGYVNSEFRKEFSAIEKNIHKILEGSENIPTLLHGDLWSGNYISDVNGNPCLIDPAIYYGNREADLAMTKLFGGFDSTFYSAYNEEFPLAENWSYRENIYKLYHILNHLNLFGMGYYSQCLELIKSYRIL, encoded by the coding sequence ATGTGGAAAAATAATTTAGAAAATTTTCTTCAGGAAAAAATTATATCTTCACAAAATATTGGCGGCGGTTGTATTGCAAATTCTCAAGTTGTAAAATTTGAAAAAGGTAAAAAGTTTTTTGTTAAACAATATTCAAATTCTAAAATAAATTTTGCTGAAGCAAACGGATTGTTAGAAATCGAAAAATCAAAAACAATCCGAGTTCCAAAAGTAATTTTTGTAAATGAAGCAATTTTAGTTTTGGAATATATTGAACAAAAATCAAGAATGAAAAACTTTAGTGAAATTTTTGGAAGACAACTTGCACAAATGCATAAATTTTCTTCAGATAAATTTGGATTTTATGAAGATAATTTCTGCGGTTCAACTCCACAAAAAAACTTACCGATGTGCGAAAATTGGATTGAATTTTATTTAGATAACAGATTAAAATTTCAATTCATTCTTGCAGAAAAAAATGGTTATGTAAATTCAGAATTTCGAAAAGAATTTTCTGCAATAGAAAAAAACATTCACAAAATTTTAGAAGGAAGTGAAAATATTCCTACATTACTTCATGGAGATTTGTGGAGCGGAAATTATATTTCTGATGTAAACGGAAATCCATGTTTGATCGATCCCGCAATTTATTATGGAAATAGGGAAGCAGATTTGGCAATGACAAAATTATTCGGCGGATTTGATTCAACTTTTTATTCTGCTTACAATGAAGAATTTCCGCTTGCTGAAAATTGGAGTTATAGAGAAAATATTTACAAACTTTATCATATCTTAAATCATCTTAATCTTTTTGGAATGGGCTATTATTCGCAATGTTTGGAATTAATAAAAAGTTATAGAATTTTGTAG
- a CDS encoding low molecular weight phosphotyrosine protein phosphatase codes for MIKVIFVCMGNICRSPSGEAVMNKLVKKAGLENEIHCDSAGTIAYHEGEQADARMKRHAIKRGYRLTSIARKFRNIDFDNFDYIIAMDNENLRDLNSFDFDKKNSNKIFKMTDFSSEKKYNEVPDPYYSGPEGFELVLDILEDSCEGLLNKIISDNNLVKK; via the coding sequence ATGATAAAAGTAATTTTTGTTTGTATGGGAAATATTTGCAGATCACCAAGCGGAGAAGCTGTTATGAATAAATTAGTTAAAAAAGCCGGTTTGGAAAATGAAATTCATTGTGATTCTGCGGGAACAATTGCATATCACGAAGGCGAACAAGCTGATGCGCGAATGAAACGCCATGCAATTAAACGAGGTTACAGATTGACAAGTATTGCACGCAAATTTAGAAATATTGATTTTGATAATTTTGATTACATAATTGCAATGGATAATGAAAACTTGAGAGATTTAAATTCGTTTGATTTTGATAAAAAAAATTCAAATAAAATATTTAAAATGACTGATTTTTCTTCCGAAAAAAAATATAATGAAGTTCCCGATCCGTATTATAGCGGTCCGGAAGGATTTGAATTAGTTTTGGATATTTTAGAAGATTCTTGCGAAGGATTGTTAAACAAAATTATTTCTGATAACAATCTTGTGAAAAAATAA